The Christiangramia flava JLT2011 genome has a segment encoding these proteins:
- a CDS encoding carbamoyltransferase family protein, giving the protein MTVLGISAYYHDSAAAIISNGKVLFAAQEERFTRIKNDASFPEESIKFCLQEAGIAVSELDAIAFYDKPFLKFERLLETYYAFAPRGFRSFSKAMPVWLKEKLFIKQFIRKKLKELNGGHKIPNLKIVFPEHHLSHIASAFYTSPFSKAAFLTVDGVGEWTTTAYGHACGKKGIEILGELEFPDSLGLIYSSFTYFLGFEVNKGEYKMMGLAPYSSIHSERVRRFMEIISAKLIDIREDGSIKLNQVYFEYPYGLRMVDPKKWEQLFELKKREPEEAITQIHADLALAAQKVLEQALLRMLQHIKKETGANYLCIAGGVALNCVANSVLYEQQLFEDIYIQPAAGDAGAAIGAALVTNYLHSDLPFSGLTKNFDNYLGPKFSEIDIERVLRKHKCQFEYIDSDEEVYEKTVNYIVEKKVVGWFSGRTEFGPRALGNRSILADATDPEMQSKLNRKIKFRESFRPFAPAVCEEDYDAYFKPGKRSHYMLFTNQLKDSLLQELPENFDSFSLDEKRKFPKSQLPAVTHADLSARVQVVKKSMNPKFWNLLQKYKKVTGTGVLINTSFNVMDEPIVNTPEDAYRCFMNSGIDVLVMENFLITK; this is encoded by the coding sequence ATGACAGTACTGGGCATCTCCGCATATTACCACGATTCAGCTGCAGCAATCATTTCAAATGGGAAAGTCCTGTTTGCCGCTCAGGAAGAGCGCTTTACAAGAATCAAAAATGATGCTTCCTTTCCCGAAGAGTCTATCAAATTCTGCCTTCAGGAAGCCGGAATTGCCGTTAGTGAATTAGATGCCATCGCTTTTTATGACAAGCCATTTCTGAAATTCGAAAGGCTCTTGGAAACCTATTATGCTTTCGCACCCCGAGGTTTCAGGTCCTTCTCCAAAGCCATGCCCGTGTGGCTGAAGGAAAAACTCTTTATAAAACAGTTCATCAGGAAAAAATTGAAGGAATTGAACGGTGGCCATAAAATTCCAAACTTGAAGATCGTTTTTCCCGAACACCACTTATCGCATATCGCCAGCGCGTTCTACACCTCTCCTTTTTCTAAGGCCGCTTTCCTAACAGTTGATGGTGTGGGTGAATGGACTACCACCGCGTACGGCCATGCCTGCGGAAAGAAGGGCATAGAGATACTTGGAGAATTAGAATTCCCGGATTCCCTGGGACTCATCTATTCTTCATTCACCTATTTCCTGGGTTTTGAAGTGAATAAAGGGGAATATAAAATGATGGGACTGGCTCCTTACAGCTCGATACATTCTGAAAGAGTCCGTCGGTTTATGGAAATCATAAGCGCTAAGCTTATCGATATTCGGGAGGATGGTTCCATTAAATTGAATCAGGTCTATTTTGAATATCCATACGGTCTCAGGATGGTTGACCCTAAAAAATGGGAACAATTATTTGAACTCAAAAAACGGGAACCGGAAGAAGCAATTACCCAAATTCATGCTGATTTAGCTTTGGCGGCTCAAAAAGTCCTCGAGCAGGCTCTGCTCAGGATGCTTCAGCATATCAAAAAAGAAACAGGGGCTAACTACCTTTGTATCGCTGGTGGCGTGGCACTGAACTGCGTGGCCAATTCAGTCTTATATGAGCAGCAGCTGTTTGAAGATATTTATATCCAGCCCGCTGCCGGTGATGCGGGAGCTGCCATTGGTGCAGCCTTGGTCACCAATTACCTGCATTCTGATCTTCCATTTTCCGGTCTCACAAAAAATTTTGATAATTATTTGGGCCCTAAATTTTCAGAAATTGATATTGAAAGGGTGCTTCGAAAACATAAGTGTCAGTTTGAATATATTGATTCCGATGAAGAAGTTTACGAAAAAACCGTAAATTATATAGTCGAAAAAAAAGTCGTTGGCTGGTTTAGCGGAAGGACCGAATTTGGACCACGTGCGCTTGGAAACAGGAGTATCCTCGCTGATGCAACCGACCCCGAAATGCAATCGAAACTCAACCGGAAAATAAAATTTCGGGAAAGCTTCAGACCTTTTGCTCCCGCCGTTTGTGAAGAAGATTATGATGCGTATTTCAAACCCGGAAAAAGGTCACATTATATGCTGTTCACGAACCAGTTAAAAGATTCGTTGCTGCAGGAGTTGCCGGAAAATTTTGACAGCTTCAGCCTCGACGAAAAGCGAAAATTTCCGAAGTCTCAACTACCCGCTGTCACGCATGCTGATCTTTCGGCGAGAGTTCAGGTTGTCAAAAAAAGTATGAACCCGAAATTCTGGAATTTATTACAGAAATATAAAAAAGTGACGGGGACCGGCGTCCTTATCAATACCAGTTTCAATGTGATGGATGAGCCCATTGTGAACACGCCGGAAGATGCTTATCGCTGTTTTATGAACTCCGGTATCGACGTGCTGGTAATGGAAAATTTTTTAATCACGAAATAA
- a CDS encoding DUF5989 family protein produces the protein MEFVKEFFLFLKERKKWWLLPLILIFIILGAFIFLTNGSALAPFIYSLF, from the coding sequence ATGGAATTTGTCAAAGAATTTTTTCTCTTTTTAAAAGAACGCAAAAAGTGGTGGTTGCTCCCGCTGATCCTCATTTTCATCATTTTGGGAGCTTTTATTTTTTTAACCAATGGCTCTGCCCTGGCCCCGTTCATTTACAGCCTTTTCTGA
- a CDS encoding SGNH/GDSL hydrolase family protein — protein MKRNTIFKLIAIAFPFFLILVVEVILRLVGYGEGYELFHKIISENKTEYYVMNSGVSQKYFKNTGFHSDNQSDLFLKKKTDSTFRVFVQGASTVVGFPFYKNGSFPRLLKHRLSLTFPNRNIEVVNTGITAVNSYTLWDLSEEIIKQDPDLVIIYAGHNEYYGALGAGSSVFIGEHPFLVRTYLRLKNLRFFQLLENGYAKIFRAKKDDGLQVGDSTLMEVMAREQQIPYESEVFEAGIQQFQSNLEKILANYQSHDIPVILSTLVSNERDIPPFISEDLDEEKFRMALDSKDENIGKIAQKNAMAAYLLGQYYLERQPDSAKKYLEIAKELDLLRFRAPEKINEIIQQLSEREDVALVDMKRVFEARSESGIIGDELLTEHVHPNVEGNFVMADAFYNKIKELHLLGNWQHFVSYQEAYRDIPISKIDSIRGKMIVQDLKRSWPYVLDMSGRNPVRQYHFLQNPSFEEQKAIALYSGKEKWEDVMRLAYHTYLKDGDFENALKVAQSLIAEFPEQARVYEMAANICLQMKRPEYAKFYSDKAEKLK, from the coding sequence TTGAAAAGGAATACGATATTTAAACTAATCGCTATCGCCTTCCCTTTTTTTCTCATCCTGGTGGTGGAGGTGATCCTCAGGTTGGTGGGATACGGCGAAGGTTACGAACTTTTTCATAAAATTATTTCTGAAAACAAAACCGAATATTACGTAATGAATTCGGGAGTTTCCCAGAAGTATTTTAAAAATACCGGTTTTCATTCTGATAACCAGTCAGATTTATTTTTAAAAAAGAAGACCGATAGTACTTTCAGGGTTTTCGTGCAGGGTGCCTCTACCGTGGTTGGCTTTCCATTTTATAAGAACGGGTCTTTTCCCAGGCTCCTGAAACACCGACTTTCCCTGACCTTTCCCAATAGGAACATCGAAGTGGTGAATACCGGCATCACGGCGGTTAACTCGTATACCCTGTGGGACCTGAGCGAGGAGATCATCAAACAGGATCCGGACCTGGTGATCATTTATGCGGGGCATAATGAATATTACGGAGCTTTGGGTGCGGGCTCCTCGGTTTTTATTGGGGAGCATCCATTCCTGGTAAGAACATATTTACGTTTGAAAAACCTGCGATTTTTTCAGTTACTGGAAAACGGATACGCCAAGATCTTCCGGGCAAAAAAAGATGATGGTTTACAGGTAGGAGATTCCACCCTGATGGAAGTCATGGCCCGGGAACAGCAGATCCCTTATGAATCTGAGGTATTTGAGGCGGGAATCCAACAGTTTCAAAGCAATTTGGAAAAGATCCTCGCAAACTACCAGTCTCATGATATTCCGGTTATTTTGTCAACTTTGGTTTCCAACGAGAGAGATATTCCGCCTTTTATCAGCGAGGATCTGGATGAGGAAAAGTTCCGCATGGCGCTGGATTCCAAAGATGAAAATATCGGGAAGATCGCGCAGAAAAACGCCATGGCCGCTTACCTGTTAGGCCAATATTATTTGGAGCGCCAGCCAGATTCCGCAAAAAAATATTTGGAAATCGCGAAGGAACTGGACCTGCTTCGGTTTCGCGCTCCTGAAAAGATCAATGAAATAATTCAGCAGCTATCCGAAAGAGAAGATGTTGCCCTCGTGGATATGAAACGTGTTTTTGAAGCAAGATCTGAAAGTGGAATTATTGGCGATGAGCTTCTAACCGAGCACGTGCATCCTAACGTAGAAGGAAACTTCGTGATGGCCGATGCTTTTTACAATAAGATCAAAGAATTACATCTATTAGGGAACTGGCAGCATTTTGTTTCCTACCAGGAAGCATATCGGGATATACCAATCAGTAAAATTGATTCGATTCGTGGCAAAATGATCGTACAGGACCTGAAGCGCTCGTGGCCCTATGTCCTGGATATGTCTGGCCGTAACCCGGTAAGGCAATATCATTTCCTTCAAAATCCAAGTTTTGAGGAACAAAAGGCGATCGCGCTGTATTCCGGGAAAGAAAAGTGGGAAGATGTGATGAGGCTGGCGTATCATACCTATCTCAAAGATGGTGATTTTGAAAATGCGCTCAAGGTTGCACAATCTTTAATTGCGGAATTTCCTGAACAAGCCCGGGTGTACGAGATGGCAGCAAACATTTGCCTGCAGATGAAAAGGCCGGAATACGCGAAATTCTATTCTGATAAAGCGGAAAAATTGAAATAA
- a CDS encoding LacI family DNA-binding transcriptional regulator: MKKKKEVTIYDIAKKLNYSPSTISRALNNHKSIGQKATKEIQSAAKKMGYRPNSIAASLRKNKSKTIGIMIARINRPFVSSLISGVEDAARKAGHNVLISQSNDRYENEVNNAKALYDSRICGLIVSLGMETKDTAHFQQFADQNIPIVFVDRVPDKFNSYRVIIDNYAAGYRATKHLIDEGCRRIAHFAGAQHLNVYNLRKKGYLDALRDHDLPIDESIIVDLETMSFEEGKDATRELLNMDNPPDGIFSSNDTAAVSAILTAKEKNVKVPEELAVIGFNDDPIASIVDPPLSTVSHPAMKMGEISTQRILDHSSKNLDTDISEITMLDTEIIIRNSSRKTSICELDTQPKKIRKAQA, from the coding sequence ATGAAAAAAAAGAAAGAAGTCACCATATACGATATTGCCAAAAAGCTCAATTATTCTCCTTCAACTATTTCCAGAGCTTTAAACAATCATAAAAGTATAGGGCAGAAAGCGACCAAAGAAATTCAATCGGCTGCAAAGAAAATGGGCTATCGTCCTAATTCTATTGCTGCCAGTTTGCGTAAAAATAAAAGCAAGACCATCGGGATCATGATCGCCAGGATCAACAGGCCCTTTGTGTCGTCATTGATTAGCGGTGTGGAAGATGCTGCCAGGAAAGCGGGTCATAATGTACTGATTAGCCAGTCTAATGACCGGTATGAAAACGAAGTGAATAATGCAAAAGCATTATATGATAGCAGGATCTGCGGGCTCATCGTCTCGCTGGGAATGGAAACCAAAGATACCGCGCATTTTCAGCAATTTGCAGATCAAAATATCCCCATCGTTTTTGTAGATCGGGTTCCGGATAAGTTCAATTCTTACCGGGTCATTATCGATAATTATGCTGCTGGTTACCGGGCAACGAAACACCTGATCGATGAAGGTTGCCGCCGAATTGCCCATTTTGCCGGGGCTCAGCACTTGAACGTATATAATCTTCGGAAGAAAGGTTACCTGGACGCCCTGCGCGATCACGACCTTCCAATTGATGAATCTATCATTGTGGATCTGGAAACCATGAGTTTTGAAGAAGGAAAAGACGCTACCAGGGAGCTGTTAAATATGGACAATCCACCAGATGGTATTTTCTCATCGAACGATACCGCTGCGGTTAGCGCGATCCTCACAGCAAAGGAAAAGAATGTAAAAGTGCCTGAAGAACTTGCCGTCATTGGCTTTAATGATGATCCAATCGCTTCGATTGTAGATCCTCCGCTCTCTACCGTTTCGCACCCGGCCATGAAAATGGGCGAAATTTCCACTCAAAGGATTCTCGATCATTCTTCAAAAAACCTCGATACCGATATTTCTGAAATTACGATGCTGGATACGGAGATCATTATCAGGAACTCCAGCAGGAAGACCAGTATTTGCGAACTCGACACCCAGCCCAAAAAGATTAGGAAAGCACAGGCCTGA
- the uxaC gene encoding glucuronate isomerase encodes MKSFIKEDFLLESDFATALYEKHAKNLPIIDFHCHLPVEDIAEDRQFQTITEIWINGDHYKWRAMRALGIAEEYITGNRSDAEKFQKWAETIPYTMRNPLYHWTHLELERYFGITDLLNGRNAGKIFQQCNDLLATPAFSARNLLKKMKVEVVCTSDDPVDDLRFHEQLKNEHFEVKILPTFRPDVLLNIDQPGLLDYLQKLAKISGVEIKSFASLLRAIQQRVDFFHEMGCRLSDHGLDYAPSEEFTEAQLDEILQKSLENTAVSEDEAKCYRSALMYHLGEMYAEKNWVMQLHLGPIRNNSTRLKEKLGANAGVDSIGDFQQAKSLSGYLDKLDRENRLPKTILYNVNPADNEVMATMTGNFMGDTPKGKIQHGAAWWFLDQKNGIERQLDAISNMGLLSCFVGMLTDSRSLLSYPRHEYFRRVLCNLFGRDVANSELPEDMEWIGKIVEDVCYYNAKEYFNFPD; translated from the coding sequence ATGAAAAGCTTCATCAAGGAGGATTTTTTACTGGAAAGCGATTTTGCGACTGCGCTTTATGAAAAGCATGCGAAAAACCTTCCAATTATAGATTTTCACTGTCATTTGCCTGTTGAAGATATTGCGGAAGACCGGCAGTTCCAGACCATCACAGAAATCTGGATCAACGGGGATCACTATAAATGGCGTGCCATGCGTGCCTTGGGTATTGCTGAAGAGTATATTACCGGGAACAGGAGCGATGCGGAAAAATTTCAGAAGTGGGCCGAAACCATTCCGTACACTATGCGAAATCCCCTGTACCACTGGACGCACCTCGAACTGGAACGATATTTTGGAATTACTGATTTGCTGAATGGCAGGAATGCCGGAAAGATTTTTCAGCAATGCAACGATTTGCTGGCAACCCCGGCTTTTTCAGCTCGAAACCTTCTGAAGAAGATGAAAGTTGAGGTGGTGTGTACTTCAGACGATCCAGTTGATGATCTGCGCTTCCACGAACAACTGAAAAATGAACATTTTGAAGTAAAGATTTTACCCACTTTTCGGCCGGATGTCTTGCTGAATATCGATCAGCCGGGTTTATTGGATTATCTTCAGAAACTGGCAAAGATCTCGGGTGTTGAAATTAAGAGTTTTGCCAGTTTGTTGCGGGCCATACAGCAGCGAGTAGACTTTTTTCATGAAATGGGTTGCAGGCTTTCCGATCACGGCCTGGACTACGCGCCTTCCGAAGAATTCACTGAAGCACAGCTGGATGAGATTCTTCAGAAAAGTCTGGAGAATACCGCTGTTTCAGAAGATGAAGCGAAATGTTACCGCTCCGCACTGATGTACCACCTTGGTGAGATGTATGCCGAAAAAAACTGGGTAATGCAGCTGCATCTTGGGCCCATTCGCAATAACAGTACTCGTTTGAAAGAAAAACTGGGCGCCAACGCCGGTGTGGACAGTATTGGAGATTTCCAGCAGGCTAAAAGTCTTTCGGGCTACCTGGACAAACTGGACCGCGAAAATAGGCTTCCGAAGACGATTTTGTACAATGTGAATCCTGCTGATAATGAGGTAATGGCCACTATGACCGGGAATTTCATGGGAGACACGCCTAAAGGTAAGATTCAGCATGGTGCCGCCTGGTGGTTTTTGGATCAAAAGAACGGTATCGAAAGACAGCTCGACGCCATCTCAAATATGGGGCTGTTAAGCTGTTTTGTGGGGATGTTGACCGATAGCAGGAGTTTGTTATCCTACCCAAGACATGAATATTTCAGGCGTGTGCTTTGTAATTTATTCGGAAGAGATGTTGCAAACAGCGAATTGCCGGAAGATATGGAATGGATCGGGAAGATCGTGGAAGATGTTTGCTATTATAATGCGAAAGAATATTTTAATTTCCCTGATTAG
- a CDS encoding glycoside hydrolase family 3 N-terminal domain-containing protein → MKINTLKFSLLCLSLFFVSVLMAQDTTETKPYAFRNTSLSMEERVADLINRLTLEEKASQMKHNSPAIERLGIPEYNWWNEALHGVGRSGVATVFPQAIGMGATFDEELIQQVADVISDEARATHNTAVKNGYRRQYSGLTFWTPNINIFRDPRWGRGQETYGEDPFLTGILGTAFVKGLQGDNEKYLKTAAAAKHFAVHSGPEKLRHEFNAEASQKDLWETYLPAFKALVDADVETIMCAYNSTNGEPCCANKYLLQTVLRDQWNFQGHIVSDCWALADFYNGHNVVENAEEAAALAVKSGVNLNCGDTYPSLPKAVEDGLVTEEEIDEQLAILLKTKFKLGLFDPAEDNPYSSLSEKDLNTKEHRELAREVAQKSIVMLKNDGVLPLKNDLSKYFITGPNATSIEILLGNYHGVNPDMVTVLEGVAAAIAPQSQLQYRQGTLLDRPNANPQDWASPNAGNSDATIVVLGISGVLEGEEGESIASETFGDRLDYNIPENQLTYLQKIHDAAGDKPVVAVVTGGSPMNLEKVHELADAVLMVWYPGEEGGNAVADVIFGKVSPSGRLPITFPKSLDDLPPYEDYSMKGRTYKYMEAAPMYPFGYGLSYTDFDYSDIQLSENKVKKGKKLTASVEVTNTGDTAGEEVVQLYIQDVETSVSAPKYQLFGVKRVTLEAGAQQSVEFSITPEMMGLVNEKGERVLEKGTFRVYVGGSTPHERNVELGKKPVKSAEFQLR, encoded by the coding sequence ATGAAGATCAATACTTTAAAATTTAGCCTTCTCTGCCTCAGTCTTTTTTTTGTTTCAGTTCTAATGGCCCAGGATACCACTGAAACTAAGCCTTACGCTTTTCGAAATACCAGTTTGAGCATGGAGGAAAGAGTAGCTGATTTAATCAATCGATTGACTTTGGAAGAAAAAGCTTCACAAATGAAGCATAACAGCCCGGCCATTGAACGACTCGGTATCCCGGAGTATAACTGGTGGAACGAAGCGCTTCACGGGGTGGGGCGTTCCGGGGTTGCGACGGTTTTTCCGCAGGCTATCGGGATGGGTGCTACCTTTGATGAGGAATTGATCCAGCAAGTGGCAGATGTCATCTCAGATGAAGCTCGCGCTACTCACAATACGGCCGTAAAAAATGGCTATCGCCGGCAATACAGCGGGCTGACCTTCTGGACTCCGAATATCAATATTTTCAGGGATCCCAGATGGGGGAGAGGGCAGGAAACTTATGGGGAAGACCCTTTCCTAACCGGAATTCTCGGAACCGCATTTGTTAAAGGTTTGCAGGGCGACAATGAAAAATACTTGAAAACTGCGGCGGCGGCGAAACATTTTGCTGTTCACAGTGGTCCGGAAAAACTACGTCATGAATTCAACGCAGAGGCTTCACAAAAAGATCTGTGGGAAACCTATCTTCCGGCTTTCAAAGCCCTGGTAGATGCTGATGTGGAAACCATCATGTGTGCCTATAACAGCACCAACGGGGAGCCTTGCTGCGCCAATAAATACCTTCTTCAAACCGTACTTCGTGACCAGTGGAATTTCCAGGGACATATCGTAAGTGACTGCTGGGCCCTGGCCGATTTTTATAACGGTCATAACGTAGTCGAAAATGCGGAAGAAGCTGCAGCGCTTGCCGTGAAAAGCGGGGTGAATCTGAATTGTGGAGATACCTACCCTTCGCTTCCCAAAGCTGTTGAAGACGGTTTGGTGACCGAGGAAGAGATCGATGAGCAACTGGCTATTTTACTCAAAACGAAATTCAAGCTGGGACTTTTTGATCCCGCAGAAGATAATCCGTATTCCAGTCTTTCAGAAAAAGATCTGAATACTAAGGAACATCGGGAACTGGCAAGGGAAGTTGCCCAAAAATCTATTGTAATGCTGAAGAACGATGGCGTGCTTCCGCTGAAGAATGATCTGTCTAAATATTTCATTACCGGTCCCAATGCGACCAGTATCGAAATTTTGCTTGGAAATTATCACGGGGTGAATCCTGATATGGTAACCGTGCTGGAAGGCGTTGCCGCAGCGATCGCTCCGCAAAGTCAGCTGCAGTATCGCCAGGGTACTCTGCTGGATCGCCCAAATGCCAATCCGCAGGATTGGGCGTCGCCAAATGCCGGGAACAGTGATGCCACTATCGTGGTGTTGGGAATTTCAGGAGTACTGGAAGGAGAAGAAGGCGAATCGATCGCATCAGAAACTTTTGGGGATCGCCTGGATTATAACATTCCGGAGAACCAGCTTACCTATCTTCAGAAAATTCATGATGCCGCCGGTGATAAACCGGTTGTCGCCGTGGTAACCGGTGGAAGCCCTATGAACCTGGAAAAGGTCCATGAACTGGCAGATGCTGTTCTAATGGTTTGGTACCCGGGCGAAGAAGGAGGGAATGCCGTGGCAGATGTGATCTTCGGAAAGGTTTCTCCTTCCGGAAGGCTTCCTATTACCTTTCCAAAATCCCTGGACGATCTTCCGCCTTATGAGGATTACAGCATGAAAGGAAGGACTTATAAGTATATGGAAGCTGCGCCGATGTATCCTTTTGGGTACGGATTGAGTTATACCGATTTTGACTACTCCGATATCCAACTTTCAGAAAATAAAGTAAAAAAAGGAAAAAAATTAACAGCCAGCGTGGAAGTGACCAATACCGGGGATACTGCCGGCGAGGAGGTAGTGCAACTGTATATACAGGATGTCGAAACTTCCGTAAGTGCGCCAAAATACCAGCTTTTTGGTGTTAAAAGAGTGACTTTGGAAGCCGGAGCACAGCAAAGCGTGGAATTTTCGATCACTCCGGAAATGATGGGACTGGTAAATGAAAAGGGCGAAAGAGTTTTAGAAAAAGGCACTTTCAGGGTGTATGTTGGTGGTTCGACTCCCCATGAACGAAATGTGGAGCTCGGAAAGAAACCCGTTAAATCAGCCGAATTTCAACTACGCTAA
- a CDS encoding alpha-glucuronidase family glycosyl hydrolase, with translation MKFYKTLIICLLFLSSSLSIYAQKGHDLWLQYAEITGDNLKNTYLDEIQSVTFSSQSETTGKAQEELQIAWRSFFGQELAVNTTLQNKALWLATEKELPKPLQQQLKTDFAHINEEGFLIKKLQFKGKAIMLISAKKEIGLLYGTFRFLKELQLHQPIEKIAITDSPKIQKRVLNHWDNLDRTVERGYAGFSIWDWHLLPELIKPEYIDYARANASVGINGTVLTNVNANSLVLSPQYIEKVQALADVFRPYGIQVYLTARFSSPVETGDLETADPLDPEVRKWWKNKADEIYQSIPDFGGFLVKANSEGQPGPNNYGRTHVDGANMMAEALAPHNGIVMWRAFVYSEDDPEDRAKQAYSEFVPFDGQFAENVLIQVKNGPIDFQPREPFHPIFGAMPDTPLMMEFQITQEYLGFSSHLVYLPKMFQETLETDTYTAGKNSTVAKVIDGSLSHKKLTGMAGVANIGNESNWTGHPFGQANWYGFGRLAWNPYLDSRTIAEDWLKMTFSTDEEFVRTVSDMMLQSRESVVKYMTPLGLHHIMATGHHYGPGPWVSNLSRPEWNPVYYHKADSLGVGFDRTTSGSDALSQYANPIQQEYENPETTPEEFLLWFHHLPWDYQMKNGKTLWFNMSSTYQEGVEEVQKMIQTWQGMKKFVDEQRFQKVSMLLQIQLKEARWWRDACLSYFKQFSKMELPENVPQPEHNLDYYKSLKFPFAPGIRPSWN, from the coding sequence ATGAAATTCTATAAAACCCTGATAATTTGCCTGTTATTCCTAAGCTCCAGCCTTTCCATCTACGCTCAGAAAGGGCATGATCTATGGCTGCAATATGCTGAAATTACGGGTGATAACCTGAAGAACACGTACCTAGACGAGATCCAGTCGGTCACTTTTTCCTCACAATCAGAAACTACTGGCAAAGCGCAGGAAGAATTGCAAATTGCCTGGAGATCATTTTTCGGTCAGGAACTGGCGGTGAACACAACTTTACAAAACAAGGCTCTTTGGCTGGCCACTGAAAAAGAACTTCCGAAACCACTTCAGCAGCAACTGAAAACAGATTTCGCTCACATCAACGAAGAAGGATTCCTCATTAAAAAACTACAATTTAAGGGAAAGGCTATCATGCTGATCTCTGCAAAAAAAGAAATCGGCCTGCTCTACGGAACTTTCCGATTTCTGAAAGAATTACAGCTACACCAGCCTATTGAGAAAATAGCCATTACCGATTCTCCGAAGATTCAGAAAAGAGTACTCAATCACTGGGACAACCTGGACCGCACCGTGGAACGAGGCTATGCCGGTTTTTCCATTTGGGACTGGCACTTGCTGCCGGAACTTATTAAACCGGAATACATCGATTATGCCCGGGCCAATGCATCGGTGGGCATCAACGGAACGGTGCTTACAAATGTGAACGCCAATTCCCTGGTTTTAAGCCCGCAGTATATCGAAAAAGTACAAGCCCTGGCGGATGTATTTCGGCCTTACGGCATCCAGGTTTACCTTACGGCACGCTTTTCTTCCCCCGTCGAAACCGGCGACCTGGAAACGGCCGATCCGCTGGATCCTGAAGTGCGAAAATGGTGGAAAAACAAGGCTGATGAAATTTACCAAAGCATTCCTGATTTTGGCGGATTTCTGGTTAAAGCAAATTCTGAAGGTCAACCAGGCCCGAATAACTACGGCCGAACCCATGTAGACGGCGCGAACATGATGGCAGAAGCACTGGCCCCGCATAACGGGATCGTGATGTGGCGCGCTTTTGTATACTCGGAAGATGATCCGGAAGATCGTGCCAAACAGGCATATTCTGAATTTGTTCCATTTGACGGCCAATTTGCCGAGAATGTCCTGATACAGGTCAAAAACGGACCCATCGATTTTCAACCCAGGGAACCTTTCCACCCTATTTTCGGAGCGATGCCCGATACACCGCTTATGATGGAATTCCAGATCACACAGGAATACCTTGGTTTTTCCTCGCACCTGGTCTATCTTCCGAAAATGTTCCAGGAGACGCTGGAAACCGATACCTACACTGCCGGCAAGAACTCGACGGTTGCCAAAGTCATCGATGGCAGTTTATCGCATAAAAAATTAACCGGAATGGCCGGAGTGGCAAATATCGGAAACGAAAGTAACTGGACCGGTCATCCCTTTGGGCAGGCCAACTGGTATGGCTTCGGAAGGCTGGCCTGGAACCCTTACCTAGATTCCAGGACGATCGCCGAAGACTGGCTGAAAATGACCTTTTCTACTGATGAGGAATTCGTACGAACTGTGAGCGACATGATGCTGCAGTCCAGGGAAAGCGTAGTGAAATACATGACGCCACTGGGATTGCACCACATTATGGCGACAGGGCATCATTACGGCCCGGGACCATGGGTTTCCAACCTCTCCCGCCCGGAATGGAATCCTGTTTATTACCATAAAGCCGATAGTCTTGGGGTGGGATTTGACAGGACCACTTCCGGCAGCGATGCGCTTTCCCAGTACGCCAATCCCATTCAGCAGGAATATGAAAATCCTGAAACCACTCCGGAAGAATTTCTGCTATGGTTTCATCACCTTCCGTGGGATTACCAGATGAAAAATGGTAAAACACTCTGGTTCAATATGTCCAGCACGTATCAGGAAGGTGTCGAAGAGGTTCAGAAAATGATCCAAACCTGGCAAGGAATGAAAAAATTTGTAGATGAACAGCGTTTTCAAAAAGTAAGCATGTTGTTGCAAATACAGCTGAAGGAAGCCAGGTGGTGGAGAGATGCCTGTCTTTCCTATTTTAAGCAGTTCTCCAAAATGGAACTGCCCGAAAACGTCCCTCAACCCGAACATAACCTAGACTATTATAAATCACTGAAGTTCCCTTTTGCTCCCGGCATCAGGCCTTCATGGAATTAA